In one Pseudomonas sp. Bout1 genomic region, the following are encoded:
- a CDS encoding TetR/AcrR family transcriptional regulator produces the protein MSRARAEMIEDTRARLIASARQAFATHGYAQTSMDDFTARAGLTRGALYHHFGDKKGLLAAVVAQLDGEMDASLHRISEQADTPWDGFCERCRAYLRMAQDAEIQRIVLQDAPAVLGATDQQQCVDSLRSLLDDLMQAGLIEQACSQALARLINGSLVSASLWIAQDEHPGERLEEALQGLELLLRGLKPSA, from the coding sequence ATGAGCCGAGCCCGTGCCGAGATGATTGAAGACACCCGCGCCCGCCTGATCGCCAGCGCCCGCCAGGCCTTCGCCACACACGGCTACGCCCAGACATCGATGGACGATTTTACCGCTCGCGCCGGCCTGACCCGGGGTGCGTTGTACCATCATTTTGGCGACAAAAAGGGCTTGCTGGCGGCGGTGGTTGCCCAGCTCGACGGTGAAATGGACGCGAGCCTGCACCGTATCTCCGAACAGGCCGACACCCCCTGGGACGGCTTCTGCGAACGTTGCCGGGCCTATTTGCGCATGGCCCAGGATGCCGAGATCCAGCGCATTGTGCTGCAGGATGCCCCGGCGGTTTTGGGCGCAACCGACCAGCAGCAATGTGTGGATTCGCTGCGCAGCTTACTTGATGACCTGATGCAAGCGGGCCTTATCGAGCAAGCCTGCAGCCAGGCGTTGGCGAGGCTGATCAACGGCAGCCTGGTGAGCGCATCGCTGTGGATCGCCCAGGATGAACACCCGGGCGAGCGACTGGAAGAAGCCTTGCAAGGGCTGGAGTTGCTGTTGCGTGGCTTGAAGCCCTCGGCCTAG